Proteins encoded together in one Triticum dicoccoides isolate Atlit2015 ecotype Zavitan chromosome 7B, WEW_v2.0, whole genome shotgun sequence window:
- the LOC119341333 gene encoding putative disease resistance protein RGA3 produces the protein MEAAIGMASGLIGSLVNLLANEAVGAYVASTELGLNSTQIKDDLLRTQVLLCEADRRAMSNNAGLEGLLRRLSAKVDEAEDALDELHYFMIQEKLDNTNYTLPDLGDDLRGHARHGRHALRHIVGNCLTCFSCSCSTKYDDGRVPVIVTNNPHNATEQPDSGGNGDRPVDKLLFDRVAMSRKIKSVIEELHSLCDSVTESLKIVPHHSSNTAIKRPIIGSTSAQSILYGRTELFEQTVKDIITCDTNSSETLSVLPIVGPGGIGKTTFTQHLYNDKRIQEHFDVKVWVCISDFDVFRITKHIHDHIRESEKQEGSTSHQTTNTSLDLLQIYIGHKLKSKRFLIAFDDLWECNSEDWGNLLAPLMKGEAKGNMILLTTRSPSKADTVKTTDAIALKGLHPEDFFTFFEELIFAGNKPEYYQEDLANLARDIANKLKGSPLAAKTVSRILKRDPSREHWTGVLKNNKWQKQENSDDIMPSLRISYDYLPFHLKKCFPYFALFPEDYRFNNLEITYFWIAIGIIEKDENYMEQLVDNGFLVKENYVLHDLLHELSRSVSSQECLNINSGESFRADAVPKSIRLFSITMEEKYDVTFRGEMIKLRSKVDIVNLRALMVFREYSETINEILEDTFMEIQGLRVLFMKVKSLKYFPPNLSKLIHLRYLKVSGHTTDSELTLPSTLPRFYHLKLLDLSSWYGRDKLPKDISRLINLHYLVARIKFHSQSVELHSDIPEVGKMKCLKELTKFCVKKEIVGFELSELGELTELGGELSIYNLKMVATKEEAMEAKLMLKADLKKLELLWGTEHDQGESDVLGDSTELSDVIDGLEPHPNLQSLVIKNHGGSTCPSWLCGSIGLLMLTSLCLEDVSWTILPLGRLLHLSSLTLRNIPRLGQIISGSSDITDRSCSRLKEIILFRLPEFTEWVVTPNARWFPRLELVHCYGCPNLRSFPFLEEGSGSYTSLSTLRIFKCPKLLLPPMPATHIDVPAGPSRSMEYDEHDLPLTGHSGAASKFTWAQLPKLTSLRELRIEGDSSFVSMDLLSNHTSLTCLQLVDCENLEVDGFNPLIAAVNLKEFAVHNRGGDRSRSVAADLLSEMVVASRTDIQLPSAGCFRLETLGVDSISAMLSAPVCSLFATTLHTLIFELDQRVESFTEEEENALQLLTSLQHMYFWFCQGLPSLPGGLHKLSSLWGLHVGYCPKVRSLPKEGLPASLRLLIVEGCTRELCEQAKEFEVRNPYLRVDAYKCID, from the coding sequence ATGGAGGCGGCGATTGGCATGGCAAGCGGGCTCATTGGCAGCCTGGTGAATCTGCTAGCCAATGAGGCTGTGGGGGCGTACGTTGCCAGCACTGAGCTTGGCCTCAACTCCACACAGATCAAAGATGATCTGCTGCGCACCCAAGTTCTGTTGTGCGAAGCCGACAGAAGGGCCATGAGCAACAACGCCGGTCTGGAGGGACTGTTGCGGAGGCTCAGTGCCAAGGTCGATGAGGCCGAGGATGCCCTGGACGAGCTCCACTACTTCATGATCCAAGAAAAGCTCGACAACACCAATTACACACTGCCGGATCTGGGTGATGACCTTCGGGGTCATGCTCGCCATGGTCGCCATGCTCTTCGCCACATCGTCGGTAACTGCCTTACATGTTTCTCCTGCTCTTGTTCGACGAAATATGATGATGGTCGTGTTCCTGTTATTGTTACAAATAACCCACACAATGCAACGGAGCAGcctgatagtggtggtaatggtgaTCGTCCGGTTGATAAGTTGTTATTCGATAGAGTGGCCATGTCTAGGAAAATTAAGTCAGTGATAGAGGAACTACATTCGTTGTGTGACTCTGTCACTGAGTCACTCAAAATAGTTCCGCATCATAGCAGTAACACTGCCATAAAACGACCTATCATTGGATCAACCAGTGCACAGAGTATATTGTATGGGAGGACAGAGCTTTTTGAGCAAACAGTAAAAGATATCATTACCTGTGACACAAATAGCAGTGAAACATTGTCTGTTCTTCCTATAGTTGGCCCAGGTGGTATTGGAAAGACAACTTTCACTCAACACCTATacaatgataaaaggatacaagaaCACTTTGATGTTAAGGTTTGGGTATGTATATCTGATTTTGATGTGTTTAGGATCACCAAACATATCCATGACCACATACGTGAAAGTGAAAAACAAGAAGGCAGCACTTCCCATCAAACAACCAATACCAGTTTAGACCTGCTTCAAATATATATTGGGCATAAACTAAAGTCCAAAAGGTTTTTAATTGCCTTTGATGATCTGTGGGAATGCAATAGCGAGGATTGGGGAAACCTGTTAGCTCCATTGATGAAGGGGGAGGCCAAGGGAAACATGATTCTCCTCACAACACGATCCCCGTCTAAAGCTGATACTGTGAAAACAACCGATGCAATAGCACTGAAAGGCCTTCACCCTGAAGATTTCTTCACATTCTTTGAGGAACTAATATTTGCGGGAAACAAACCCGAGTATTACCAAGAGGACTTGGCTAATCTTGCAAGAGATATTGCAAACAAATTGAAGGGTTCACCTCTAGCAGCTAAAACAGTTAGTCGGATACTGAAAAGGGATCCATCTCGGGAACATTGGACTGGAGTTCTTAAAAACAATAAATGGCAAAAACAAGAAAATTCTGATGACATTATGCCATCTCTAAGAATTAGCTATGATTATCTTCCTttccatttgaaaaaatgtttcccaTATTTTGCCCTGTTCCCCGAAGATTATAGGTTTAATAATCTAGAGATTACATACTTTTGGATTGCAATAGGAATCATTGAAAAAGATGAGAATTACATGGAACAACTTGTGGACAATGGTTTTCTCGTGAAGGAGAATTATGTACTACATGATTTATTACACGAACTATCACGGAGTGTCTCGTCACAAGAGTGCCTCAATATAAATAGTGGTGAAAGTTTTAGAGCTGATGCCGTCCCCAAATCTATTCGTCTTTTTTCCATCACCATGGAAGAAAAATATGATGTGACTTTTAGGGGAGAAATGATTAAACTGAGGAGCAAGGTAGACATTGTAAATTTACGGGCTTTGATGGTTTTTCGAGAATATAGTGAAACTATTAATGAGATTTTGGAAGATACTTTCATGGAAATACAAGGTCTCCGTGTCCTATTTATGAAAGTCAAGTCCCTGAAATATTTCCCACCCAACCTTTCAAAGCTTATCCACCTCCGATACCTAAAAGTTTCTGGACACACAACTGACTCAGAGCTAACTTTGCCTAGCACACTCCCTAGATTTTATCACTTGAAACTATTGGACCTAAGTAGTTGGTATGGTAGGGATAAATTGCCTAAAGACATTAGCCGCCTTATCAACTTACACTATTTAGTTGCtagaattaaattccattctcaatCTGTTGAACTCCATTCCGATATTCCTGAGGTTGGAAAGATGAAGTGTCTAAAGGAGCTTACAAAATTTTGTGTCAAGAAAGAGATTGTTGGATTTGAGTTGAGTGAGTTGGGGGAGTTAACTGAGCTCGGAGGAGAACTCAGTATATATAACCTTAAAATGGTGGCAACCAAAGAAGAGGCTATGGAAGCCAAACTGATGTTGAAAGCTGATTTGAAAAAGTTGGAGTTACTTTGGGGCACAGAACACGATCAGGGAGAATCTGATGTCCTTGGTGATAGTACAGAATTATCTGATGTTATTGATGGTCTTGAACCACATCCTAATCTTCAATCACTTGTTATTAAAAATCACGGTGGCTCAACCTGTCCTAGTTGGTTGTGTGGTTCCATTGGCCTACTAATGCTGACGTCCCTCTGCCTAGAGGATGTTTCTTGGACCATTCTTCCACTTGGGCGTCTGCTACATTTGTCGTCACTCACGTTGAGGAATATTCCTAGACTTGGTCAGATCATATCTGGCTCTTCTGACATTACAGACAGGAGTTGTTCGCGGTTGAAGGAGATTATCCTCTTTCGGCTGCCAGAATTTACTGAGTGGGTGGTGACGCCTAATGCCCGTTGGTTTCCAAGGCTTGAACTTGTCCATTGCTATGGATGCCCCAACCTCCGTTCGTTTCCCTTCCTGGAAGAGGGCTCTGGTTCTTATACGAGCCTATCGACACTCCGTATTTTCAAATGCCCCAAGTTGCTCCTGCCCCCCATGCCGGCAACTCATATTGATGTGCCTGCTGGTCCTTCACGGAGTATGGAGTATGATGAACATGACTTGCCTTTGACGGGGCATAGCGGTGCTGCATCAAAGTTCACATGGGCGCAACTCCCAAAGCTAACCTCTCTGAGGGAGCTTCGTATTGAAGGAGACTCAAGCTTTGTATCTATGGATCTGCTCTCAAACCATACATCTTTGACCTGTCTACAACTAGTAGATTGCGAGAATTTAGAAGTAGATGGGTTCAATCCTCTCATCGCAGCTGTCAACCTCAAGGAATTTGCGGTTCACAACAGGGGAGGAGATCGTTCTCGCTCTGTAGCGGCGGATCTTCTCTCAGAAATGGTGGTGGCAAGTAGGACTGACATACAGTTGCCTTCTGCGGGCTGCTTCCGACTGGAAACACTTGGCGTGGATAGCATCTCAGCAATGCTTTCTGCTCCCGTATGCAGCCTCTTCGCCACCACCCTCCACACATTAATCTTCGAATTGGATCAGCGGGTGGAAAGCttcacggaagaggaagagaatgcgCTTCAGCTCCTCACCTCCCTCCAACACATGTATTTTTGGTTTTGCCAAGGTCTGCCGTCCCTCCCTGGAGGGTTACACAAACTTTCTTCTCTCTGGGGCCTACATGTGGGTTATTGTCCTAAGGTCCGATCGCTGCCCAAGGAGGGGCTCCCCGCTTCTCTGCGACTTCTAATAGTAGAAGGGTGCACTCGCGAGCTATGTGAGCAAGCCAAGGAATTTGAAGTAAGAAACCCATATTTACGGGTAGACGCCTATAAATGCATAGATTGA